A single Pyxicephalus adspersus chromosome 8, UCB_Pads_2.0, whole genome shotgun sequence DNA region contains:
- the C8H1orf53 gene encoding uncharacterized protein C1orf53 homolog has product MIPRAGCVWRRFCRPLVVPPAPGSPLLPPSLSLLSRKLCLMPEPGDDTGAAQDTGRERQQDGPGPLREAELGAEVMRIVEAHEAACLAGQEGYLDPHTGYFVFTRTAHLRRGKCCGSACRHCPYGQENVKDSSRKKQFNSFFYT; this is encoded by the exons ATGATTCCCCGTGCGGGCTGTGTGTGGCGCCGCTTCTGCCGGCCCCTCGTTGTCCCCCCAGCACCGGGCTCCCCTCTGCTCCCTCCGTCTTTGTCTCTCCTCAGCAGGAAGCTATGTCTCATGCCTGAGCCGGGAGATGACACCGGGGCCGCACAGGACACAGGCAGGGAGCGGCAGCAGGACGGCCCGGGGCCTCTTCGGGAAGCCGAGCTGGGTGCCGAGGTGATGCGGATAGTGGAGGCTCATGAGGCCGCCTGCCTG gcaggaCAAGAAGGATATTTGGATCCCCACACTGGATATTTTGTATTCACCAGAACTGCTCATTTGAGAAGAGGCAAATGCTGTGGGAGCGCATGTAGACAT TGTCCATATGGCCAGGAAAATGTTAAGGATTCATCTAGAAAGAAGcaatttaattcctttttttacacATGA